The Nitrospiraceae bacterium genome includes a window with the following:
- the pyk gene encoding pyruvate kinase, giving the protein MPTMRKAKIVCTIGPASERQDTLDQLIAAGMDAARLNFSHGTHESHGRAIKAVRQAAEQRGVAVSIIQDLQGPRIRVGELPEEGVELVAGRQVRLRTMALRSGGQIGARAARPSDDVPELPVTYQQLTRDVRPGARILIDDGLVELQAQRIVEGAVLCSVTIGGRVTSHKGINLPGTQVSAPTLTEKDREDIRFGVAQDVDYIALSFVRGPEDVVAAKRMIQECGGNVPVIAKIERQEAVVALADILEQADGVMIARGDLGVELGPEAVPVLQKRIIASANRRRCLVITATQMLESMTHHIRPTRAEASDVANAVFDGTDAVMLSAETAVGQYPVEVVRIMDRIVRAAEVETEPSFVRRGQPDGELVSFPEAVSTAASTAAAATGASAIVAFSERGMTARLVSKQRPSAPILAFTPFVPVRQRMALYWGVRPYTMPQISNTDERVDEAERRLKAEGLVTAGQRIVILSGTRIGQPGGTNLMKLHKVG; this is encoded by the coding sequence GTGCCGACCATGCGCAAAGCCAAGATCGTCTGCACGATCGGCCCGGCGAGTGAGCGACAGGACACGCTGGATCAGCTGATCGCTGCCGGCATGGACGCGGCCCGGTTGAACTTCTCGCACGGGACGCACGAATCGCATGGGCGGGCGATCAAAGCGGTCCGGCAGGCGGCGGAGCAGCGCGGCGTCGCGGTTTCCATCATTCAGGATTTGCAGGGACCCCGCATTCGGGTCGGTGAATTGCCCGAGGAAGGCGTGGAACTGGTGGCGGGCCGGCAGGTGCGATTGCGCACGATGGCCTTGCGATCGGGCGGGCAGATCGGCGCGCGCGCGGCGCGGCCGTCCGACGACGTTCCGGAATTGCCCGTCACGTACCAGCAATTGACCCGCGATGTGCGGCCCGGAGCAAGAATTCTGATCGACGACGGGCTCGTGGAGTTGCAGGCGCAGCGCATCGTCGAAGGGGCGGTGCTCTGTTCGGTGACGATCGGCGGGCGCGTGACCTCGCACAAGGGCATCAATTTACCCGGCACACAAGTCAGCGCGCCGACGCTGACGGAGAAGGACCGGGAAGATATTCGATTCGGGGTTGCGCAAGACGTCGATTACATCGCCCTGTCGTTCGTGCGGGGGCCGGAGGACGTCGTTGCCGCGAAACGCATGATCCAAGAATGCGGCGGCAATGTGCCGGTCATTGCCAAAATCGAACGTCAGGAAGCGGTGGTCGCTCTGGCTGACATCTTGGAACAGGCCGATGGAGTGATGATCGCCCGGGGCGACTTGGGCGTCGAATTGGGGCCGGAGGCCGTACCGGTTCTGCAGAAGCGGATTATTGCCAGTGCCAACCGGCGCCGTTGTCTGGTGATCACGGCCACGCAAATGCTCGAATCGATGACGCACCATATCAGACCGACCAGGGCGGAAGCCTCGGATGTGGCCAATGCCGTGTTCGATGGGACCGATGCCGTGATGTTGTCGGCGGAAACGGCGGTGGGGCAGTACCCCGTCGAGGTCGTCCGAATCATGGATCGAATCGTGCGGGCGGCGGAGGTCGAGACGGAGCCGAGTTTTGTCCGGCGCGGGCAGCCGGACGGCGAACTGGTCTCGTTCCCGGAGGCCGTCTCTACTGCCGCCTCCACGGCGGCTGCGGCCACGGGCGCCAGCGCCATCGTCGCCTTCAGCGAGCGGGGTATGACCGCGCGGCTGGTCTCGAAACAGCGGCCTTCCGCACCGATCCTGGCCTTTACGCCTTTTGTGCCCGTCAGACAGCGGATGGCGCTATATTGGGGCGTGCGACCCTATACGATGCCGCAGATCTCCAATACCGACGAGCGTGTCGACGAAGCCGAACGCCGCCTGAAGGCGGAGGGGCTTGTCACGGCAGGGCAGCGCATCGTCATTCTGTCCGGCACCCGCATCGGCCAGCCGGGCGGAACCAATCTCATGAAACTGCATAAAGTCGGCTGA
- a CDS encoding DUF937 domain-containing protein, with amino-acid sequence MGLMDQLGQAAAGMMGGGKEHPLMQALVGLLGQNSSVGGLAGLVQAFQKNGLGEIVNSWVSTGKNLPISADQIQQGLGSDLVKQLAGKAGVSPDVAGGQLADLLPGLIDKLTPDGKLPDSKLLEQGLKLLGGKLG; translated from the coding sequence ATGGGACTCATGGATCAGCTCGGACAGGCAGCGGCCGGCATGATGGGCGGAGGTAAAGAGCATCCCCTGATGCAAGCCCTCGTCGGGCTCTTGGGCCAGAATAGCTCCGTCGGCGGTCTCGCGGGCCTCGTCCAGGCCTTTCAAAAGAACGGGTTGGGCGAGATCGTCAACTCCTGGGTGAGCACGGGGAAGAATCTCCCGATCTCCGCGGACCAAATTCAGCAGGGGCTGGGCAGCGATCTCGTGAAACAATTGGCGGGGAAAGCCGGAGTCAGCCCGGACGTTGCCGGCGGCCAGCTGGCCGATCTCCTTCCCGGCCTTATCGACAAGCTGACGCCGGATGGAAAGCTACCGGACTCCAAGCTGCTGGAGCAGGGATTGAAACTCTTGGGCGGGAAATTGGGTTAG
- the hemL gene encoding glutamate-1-semialdehyde 2,1-aminomutase, whose translation MKTQRSEQLFAEAQQVIPGGVNSPVRAFRSVGGTPRFIERAKGAKLYDADGNSYIDYVLSWGPMILGHAPATVTKAIQQAAAQGTSYGAPTELEIRLAMMVKEALPSMEQVRLVSSGTEAVMSAIRVARAYTKRDGIVKFEGCYHGHSDYLLAKAGSGLATLGIPDCPGVPEDFTKHTLTAPYNDLATLEKLIKQHYRHLAALIVEPIAGNMGVVPPNPEFLQGLRKLTDAHGMVLIFDEVISGFRVQYGGAQTLYGITPDLTVLGKIIGGGLPVGAYGGSKDIMKMIAPSGPVYQAGTLSGNPLAVTAGIETLKRLKGKGAYDQLEERSKVLADGLGKAAKKAGVPLTQTRVGSMMGAFFSEGPIVDWTTAKKSDTKAYAKFFHQMLEAGIYFAPSQFEAAFMSLAHTPKDIERTVKAAQAAFKSLSA comes from the coding sequence ATGAAAACACAACGTTCTGAACAATTGTTTGCGGAGGCGCAACAGGTCATCCCCGGCGGGGTCAATAGTCCGGTTCGGGCGTTTCGCTCGGTGGGCGGCACTCCGCGCTTCATCGAACGGGCCAAGGGCGCCAAGCTCTATGACGCCGATGGGAACAGCTACATCGACTACGTCCTTTCCTGGGGACCGATGATCTTGGGGCATGCTCCCGCCACCGTCACCAAAGCCATTCAACAGGCGGCGGCGCAGGGCACGAGTTATGGCGCGCCGACCGAATTAGAAATCCGTCTCGCCATGATGGTCAAGGAAGCCCTACCCTCCATGGAGCAAGTGCGGCTGGTCAGCTCCGGCACCGAAGCGGTCATGAGCGCCATCAGGGTGGCCCGTGCCTATACGAAGCGCGACGGCATCGTGAAGTTTGAAGGCTGCTACCACGGCCACAGCGACTACCTGCTGGCGAAGGCGGGCTCGGGCCTGGCCACGCTGGGCATTCCCGATTGTCCCGGCGTGCCCGAAGACTTCACCAAACACACCCTGACCGCGCCTTACAACGACCTCGCCACGCTCGAAAAGCTGATCAAGCAGCATTACCGCCACCTGGCGGCCCTAATCGTCGAGCCGATCGCCGGCAACATGGGCGTCGTCCCCCCGAACCCCGAGTTCCTGCAGGGCCTGCGCAAACTCACCGACGCGCACGGGATGGTGCTGATTTTCGACGAAGTGATTTCCGGCTTCCGCGTCCAGTACGGTGGAGCCCAGACACTCTATGGCATCACCCCAGACCTCACGGTGCTCGGCAAGATCATCGGCGGCGGTCTGCCGGTCGGAGCCTACGGCGGCAGCAAAGACATCATGAAGATGATCGCCCCCTCAGGACCGGTCTACCAGGCGGGCACGCTCTCGGGAAATCCGTTGGCCGTCACGGCCGGCATCGAAACCCTCAAGCGACTCAAGGGCAAGGGTGCCTATGATCAATTGGAGGAGCGGTCCAAGGTCTTAGCAGACGGATTGGGTAAGGCGGCGAAGAAAGCCGGTGTGCCCCTTACGCAAACCAGGGTCGGCTCGATGATGGGCGCGTTCTTCTCAGAAGGGCCGATCGTGGATTGGACCACGGCGAAGAAGTCGGATACGAAGGCCTACGCGAAGTTCTTCCACCAGATGCTGGAGGCGGGAATCTACTTTGCCCCATCCCAATTCGAAGCGGCCTTCATGTCCCTGGCACATACACCGAAGGACATCGAGCGAACCGTCAAGGCAGCACAGGCCGCCTTCAAATCGCTGAGCGCGTAG
- a CDS encoding 6-phosphofructokinase, translating to METPKDRPTEQLDFVTIDGLLAYAESLAERTSTDRYVLPGPPPQTSDRRRVAETAIEAIRNFISRVTAGLPNAGAYRDARRELIVKACGGDELVFYAAWNYLLARGELAPLYRAPIGAVQKPAHRRPVAIVPRAHLTPELAEGRIVLDLGDDRFWLLPRELKDRALFFTMRHGVSQVESKTHRVGRRLANILDTERGVPRADAVGAALARMVGVVGQQLDYLQLHNYLDPNRFHHRISTSPNTEQLCRRILKALLPKRDETAPPPQTQTEPTLESQDFGWVTGMEKQAEVEAAAKAFGVDAKSAKRLIKHPFYSYPGGHSFFDLYMDVIDGLHQLGRSNPGQVLCLYTHSSTLRALRIYLDPRPFREAFSEFGEYKEGQDNVVLLTFENNQLSGYSTAVGLIESERLAREAWITIERERKDRVTLKPRQIKRLIALVSGGDFGGGGAALKELRVTGNRFGLEVMFVRHGFLGLANNWITPVTEEDTRGMGSHASSPIGSSRFEDFKDEQVQRAAVRSLTPYLQDSAVVVLGGDGSLRGARAIFETFGVQVVGIPGTIDNNLAGTTSLGFHSAIALANQSIESLKATSAAMGSIFFVEVMGAGSGHLALACAYQARAEGILVNEHPDPNAYIDQVMLGTLKRTLGVPNKSHIFIVAERTPHRHHPDGGVHGLVEYVANAIAKWPPRRQGTDQYSLASATKATILGHTLRGAPPTPEDKMIGQHLAYETVRRLVEQPESIVGSMVAYRDSHAMDTIPLHAIHPKQFDWELFARMHGAEHAPDRL from the coding sequence ATGGAGACACCGAAGGACCGCCCCACCGAGCAGTTGGATTTCGTCACCATCGACGGGCTGCTCGCCTACGCCGAATCGCTCGCGGAGCGGACCTCCACGGACCGATATGTACTGCCAGGGCCACCACCCCAGACATCCGACCGGCGCCGCGTCGCAGAGACCGCGATCGAGGCGATCCGGAATTTCATCAGCCGCGTGACGGCGGGCTTGCCCAACGCCGGAGCCTATCGCGATGCGCGCCGTGAGCTGATCGTGAAGGCCTGCGGCGGCGACGAGCTGGTGTTCTATGCCGCGTGGAATTATCTCCTGGCGCGAGGCGAATTGGCGCCGCTCTATCGCGCCCCGATCGGCGCGGTGCAGAAGCCCGCGCATCGGCGTCCCGTCGCCATCGTCCCGCGCGCGCACCTCACGCCGGAATTGGCGGAAGGCCGCATCGTTCTCGATTTAGGCGACGATCGGTTTTGGCTGCTCCCGCGAGAACTCAAGGATCGAGCGCTGTTCTTTACAATGCGCCACGGCGTCTCGCAAGTCGAGAGCAAGACCCATCGCGTCGGACGGCGTCTCGCCAATATTCTGGATACCGAGCGCGGCGTCCCGCGGGCCGATGCGGTCGGCGCCGCCCTGGCCCGCATGGTGGGCGTCGTGGGGCAGCAGCTCGACTATCTCCAACTGCACAACTACCTGGACCCAAACCGCTTTCACCATCGCATCAGCACTAGCCCCAATACGGAACAACTCTGCCGGCGCATCCTCAAAGCCCTCCTGCCCAAACGTGACGAGACGGCTCCGCCCCCGCAAACCCAAACTGAGCCGACCTTGGAGTCGCAAGACTTCGGGTGGGTGACCGGCATGGAAAAACAGGCGGAGGTCGAGGCGGCGGCAAAAGCCTTCGGCGTCGATGCCAAGAGCGCGAAACGCCTCATCAAGCACCCCTTTTACAGCTACCCCGGCGGCCACTCGTTCTTCGACCTCTACATGGACGTCATCGATGGCCTCCACCAGTTGGGCCGATCGAACCCGGGCCAAGTGCTGTGCCTCTATACACATAGCTCGACCCTGCGCGCCCTGCGCATCTATCTCGACCCCAGGCCCTTCCGGGAAGCCTTCTCGGAGTTCGGCGAATACAAAGAAGGCCAGGACAACGTCGTCCTCCTGACCTTCGAGAACAACCAACTGTCCGGGTACTCGACGGCGGTCGGATTGATCGAAAGCGAACGGCTGGCCCGCGAGGCCTGGATCACGATCGAGCGCGAACGGAAAGACCGGGTCACGCTCAAACCCCGGCAGATCAAACGGCTGATCGCGTTGGTTTCCGGCGGCGACTTCGGCGGCGGCGGCGCGGCCCTGAAGGAACTACGCGTGACGGGCAACCGTTTCGGATTAGAGGTCATGTTCGTGCGCCACGGATTCCTGGGGCTCGCGAATAACTGGATCACACCGGTAACCGAAGAAGACACGCGCGGCATGGGAAGCCACGCCAGCAGCCCCATCGGCAGCAGCCGCTTCGAGGACTTCAAGGACGAACAAGTCCAACGAGCGGCGGTCCGCAGCCTCACCCCCTATCTGCAGGACAGCGCGGTGGTGGTGTTGGGTGGCGACGGCAGCCTGCGCGGGGCGAGGGCGATCTTCGAAACCTTCGGCGTCCAGGTCGTTGGAATTCCCGGCACGATCGACAACAACCTGGCCGGCACGACCTCATTGGGGTTCCACTCGGCCATCGCACTTGCCAACCAATCGATCGAATCGCTCAAGGCCACGAGCGCCGCGATGGGCAGCATCTTCTTCGTCGAGGTGATGGGGGCGGGATCGGGACATCTGGCATTGGCCTGCGCCTATCAAGCTCGGGCGGAAGGCATTCTGGTCAACGAACACCCAGACCCTAACGCCTATATCGATCAGGTGATGCTCGGCACGCTCAAACGCACGCTCGGCGTCCCGAACAAGAGTCACATTTTCATCGTGGCGGAGCGCACCCCCCATCGGCATCACCCAGACGGCGGAGTCCATGGATTGGTCGAGTACGTCGCGAACGCCATCGCCAAATGGCCCCCGCGCCGCCAAGGGACCGACCAATACTCCCTGGCGTCCGCCACCAAGGCCACGATCCTCGGTCACACGTTGCGGGGCGCGCCCCCGACGCCGGAAGACAAGATGATCGGCCAGCATCTGGCGTATGAAACGGTCCGACGCCTCGTCGAGCAGCCGGAATCGATCGTGGGCTCAATGGTCGCCTATCGCGATTCGCACGCCATGGATACGATTCCGCTGCACGCGATCCATCCGAAGCAGTTCGATTGGGAATTGTTCGCGCGTATGCACGGGGCGGAACACGCGCCGGACCGTTTGTGA
- a CDS encoding barstar family protein yields MPTTVLQSTKQPWAHLLVHGEQDKPETLLSLPSGFLLKTVSGAKCKTKAGLLSEFARILSFPDYFGHNWDALEECLIDLEWLPAKGYVVVVTDADQLLAKPDEEDDYQTFIEILTEAGEGWSSHRDEANGAGLPFHTVLAVSERHKSKRRNWLVPPLLLEVSAKKQQAGRAAGPRKR; encoded by the coding sequence ATGCCCACGACCGTCCTGCAATCGACCAAACAACCCTGGGCCCACTTGCTGGTCCATGGGGAACAAGACAAGCCGGAAACGCTCCTGTCGCTGCCCTCCGGATTCCTGCTCAAAACCGTCTCGGGCGCCAAGTGTAAGACCAAGGCCGGGTTGCTCTCCGAATTCGCCAGAATCCTGTCGTTCCCAGATTATTTCGGTCACAACTGGGATGCACTCGAGGAATGCCTCATCGATCTGGAATGGTTGCCGGCCAAGGGCTACGTCGTCGTCGTGACCGACGCAGACCAGCTGTTGGCGAAGCCGGATGAAGAGGACGATTACCAAACCTTCATCGAGATCCTGACGGAAGCGGGAGAAGGCTGGAGCAGCCACCGGGACGAAGCCAACGGCGCGGGCTTGCCGTTTCACACCGTGCTTGCCGTCTCCGAACGGCATAAGAGCAAACGCCGCAACTGGCTGGTGCCGCCGCTCCTGCTGGAGGTGAGCGCCAAGAAACAACAGGCTGGGCGGGCAGCTGGCCCACGCAAGCGATAA
- a CDS encoding insulinase family protein: MKGVSCGARAFSFVALFLFSLSFGSLASAESSNLADRVIEHKLGNGMTVLMVERHQTPVVSINMTFGVGGINEQVGQTGLAHLYEHMAFKGTRTVGTRDFAKEEAVLEELTKVGTELESREREEAAQAQLTGKSPAPSKELEALHHRFKELQEQAGQYVVGNEMAMLYQRHGGVGLNASTGKDITRYVISLPANRLPLWAALESDRMAHPVLREFYKERGVVMEERRLRTDDSPNGLLYETFTSTAFQAHQYGVPTIGWGSDILSLTPAATEAFFKTYYGPNNATVAIVGDINPKEVIALIESTFGKIPAAPPILPLVTEEPPQRGERRVEVEFDAEPAVAMGYHKPTIGHPDDFVFDVIDAVLTEGMTSRLYSKLVRDKRLAAGVMSDTNYPGVRAPNLFVLAATPLAPHTTAEVEAAVYEELERLKTEPVSPKEFERVLNGLDADLVRSLRSNSGLASQLSFYQTVAGTWRYVLEARGKIAAVTPADVQRVASQYLTKSNRTVGVLVKKPSDKKVAAASEVAR; the protein is encoded by the coding sequence ATGAAGGGTGTGTCGTGCGGGGCCAGAGCCTTCTCCTTTGTCGCGCTTTTTCTGTTCAGCCTCAGCTTTGGCAGCCTGGCATCGGCGGAATCCTCCAACTTGGCCGATCGGGTGATCGAGCATAAGCTGGGCAACGGGATGACCGTATTGATGGTCGAGCGGCACCAGACGCCGGTCGTGAGCATCAACATGACCTTCGGCGTCGGCGGCATCAACGAACAGGTCGGCCAGACGGGATTGGCGCATCTCTACGAGCACATGGCCTTCAAGGGCACCAGGACGGTCGGGACGAGGGACTTTGCGAAGGAAGAGGCGGTGCTCGAGGAACTGACCAAGGTCGGGACTGAGCTGGAAAGCCGCGAACGCGAGGAGGCGGCGCAGGCACAACTCACCGGCAAGTCCCCCGCGCCTTCGAAGGAACTGGAAGCGTTGCACCATCGGTTCAAGGAATTGCAGGAGCAGGCAGGCCAGTACGTGGTCGGCAACGAGATGGCCATGCTCTACCAGCGGCACGGCGGGGTTGGGTTGAACGCCTCGACGGGCAAGGACATCACCCGCTATGTGATCAGCTTGCCGGCGAACCGGTTGCCCCTGTGGGCCGCATTGGAATCGGATCGCATGGCCCACCCCGTGCTGCGCGAGTTTTATAAGGAGCGCGGTGTGGTGATGGAAGAGCGCCGGTTGCGGACCGACGACAGCCCTAACGGCCTGCTGTATGAAACATTCACCTCGACGGCGTTTCAGGCGCATCAGTATGGCGTGCCGACGATCGGTTGGGGGTCGGACATCCTCTCGCTGACGCCGGCGGCGACGGAGGCCTTCTTCAAGACGTACTATGGTCCCAACAATGCCACAGTCGCAATCGTGGGGGACATCAATCCGAAGGAAGTCATCGCGCTGATCGAGTCGACATTCGGCAAGATTCCGGCGGCGCCGCCGATTCTGCCGTTGGTCACCGAAGAGCCGCCGCAGCGGGGGGAGCGTCGCGTGGAAGTGGAGTTCGACGCGGAGCCGGCCGTGGCCATGGGCTATCACAAACCCACGATCGGTCATCCGGACGATTTCGTGTTCGACGTGATCGATGCGGTGTTGACGGAAGGCATGACCTCACGGCTCTACAGCAAGCTCGTGCGCGACAAGCGCCTCGCGGCCGGCGTCATGTCCGACACCAACTATCCGGGCGTACGCGCGCCGAACCTCTTCGTGCTGGCTGCCACGCCGTTGGCGCCTCACACCACGGCGGAAGTGGAAGCCGCCGTCTATGAAGAACTGGAACGGTTGAAGACCGAGCCGGTTTCTCCGAAAGAATTCGAGCGCGTGCTCAACGGGCTTGATGCGGACCTGGTCCGCTCGTTGCGGTCCAACAGCGGGCTCGCGTCGCAATTGTCGTTCTATCAGACGGTGGCCGGGACCTGGCGCTACGTGCTCGAGGCCCGCGGGAAGATCGCGGCGGTCACGCCGGCCGATGTACAGCGGGTGGCGTCGCAATACCTCACCAAGTCGAACCGGACGGTGGGCGTGCTGGTGAAGAAACCTTCGGACAAGAAAGTCGCGGCAGCGAGTGAGGTGGCGCGATGA
- a CDS encoding HAD-IA family hydrolase — translation MKRTAVDLLIFDLDGTLIESKWDIAESVNLTLRELGVPERPQEEIFGFVGDGVKKLLRLAVGEADPSLYDEALRVFRGHYLAHCLDRTAFYPGIETMLGHFADKSKAVATNKSLEYTNVILKGLGQHHFKFVVGGDNGFGLKPEPGMLLHVLEQLGVDKDRAVLIGDSTNDINGGHNAGIRVCAVGYGMGNRERMVACKPDWFIERPEELMEIFK, via the coding sequence ATGAAACGCACCGCTGTGGATCTCTTGATCTTCGACTTGGACGGGACGCTGATCGAGTCGAAGTGGGATATTGCTGAAAGCGTCAACCTGACGCTCCGGGAATTGGGTGTGCCGGAACGGCCGCAGGAGGAGATCTTCGGCTTCGTCGGCGACGGCGTGAAAAAATTGCTGCGGTTGGCGGTGGGCGAGGCCGATCCCTCGCTCTACGACGAGGCCCTGCGGGTGTTCCGGGGGCACTACCTCGCGCATTGTCTCGATCGCACGGCGTTCTATCCCGGCATCGAGACCATGCTCGGGCACTTCGCCGACAAGTCCAAAGCCGTCGCGACGAACAAATCGCTGGAGTACACCAACGTCATTCTCAAGGGGCTGGGGCAGCACCACTTCAAGTTCGTCGTCGGCGGCGACAATGGGTTCGGCCTCAAGCCGGAACCTGGTATGTTGCTCCATGTGTTGGAGCAGTTGGGGGTGGACAAAGACCGGGCGGTGTTGATCGGCGACAGCACGAACGACATCAACGGAGGGCACAATGCCGGCATCCGAGTCTGTGCCGTGGGGTACGGCATGGGTAATCGCGAGCGCATGGTCGCCTGTAAGCCGGATTGGTTCATCGAACGGCCGGAAGAACTGATGGAGATTTTTAAATGA